A single genomic interval of Magnetospirillum sp. 15-1 harbors:
- a CDS encoding rhodanese-like domain-containing protein: MMRSLMMAMAAWLVMAGTALAAEIKTISAPDALQAVKKGDVVLVDIRQPEEWKQTGVPEGARLIPMRHPDGGAGFIRDLLATTNGDRNAPIALICRTGNRSGATAKALSEAGFTRILDVSEGMGGSGAGPGWIKRDLPVVRCPTC; the protein is encoded by the coding sequence ATGATGCGTTCCCTGATGATGGCGATGGCGGCTTGGCTGGTGATGGCGGGGACCGCCCTGGCGGCGGAGATCAAGACCATTTCGGCTCCCGACGCGCTGCAGGCGGTGAAGAAGGGTGACGTGGTCCTGGTCGACATCCGCCAGCCCGAGGAATGGAAGCAGACCGGGGTGCCCGAGGGCGCCAGGCTGATTCCCATGCGCCATCCCGACGGCGGCGCCGGTTTCATCCGCGACCTGCTGGCCACCACCAACGGCGACCGCAATGCCCCCATCGCCCTGATCTGCCGCACCGGAAACCGCTCGGGGGCCACCGCCAAAGCGCTGTCCGAGGCCGGCTTCACCCGCATCCTCGACGTCTCCGAGGGCATGGGCGGTTCGGGCGCCGGGCCGGGCTGGATCAAGCGCGACCTGCCCGTGGTGCGTTGTCCGACGTGCTGA
- the mutS gene encoding DNA mismatch repair protein MutS: MMAQYLTIKRAHPDCLLFYRMGDFYELFFDDAVKASAALDIALTKRGKHAGEDIAMCGVPVRAYEAYLAKLVRSGFKVAIGEQMEDPAEAKKRGSKSVVARDVVRVITAGTLTEDTLLDARSHNYLAAVAEAQGSLGLAWVDVSTGDFAMQAIHPKTLSAALARLSPGELLVSDRLLGNAEFHDVWGEWKNVLSPLPTARFDSENSRRRLEALYGVGALDGFGAFTRPELAAGGALVDYVELTQKGKLPRLSPPRRLAEGAVMEIDAATRRNLELAETLSGERRGSLLATIDRTVTGAGARLLAAHLAAPLTDPHAIEWRLDMVGFFVEHEGVRASLRETLRRCPDVERALSRLSLGRGGPRDLANVRDALAEVPNLRILVTQSHLDTPPGIAQCARELGEHSTLVDRLARALAPDLPLNARDGGFIAAGYHDGLDELKSLRTESHGLLMRLEKRYQDETGVASLKIRHNNIIGHHIEVPAKQADRLGEGYIHRQTMANAARYTTTELIELAGKITGAADRALALEMELLADLIGEVTGRAAGIALAASALAGLDCAAALGEMASAGRWSRPRVDDSTAFDIRGARHPVVEAALEASQSGPFVANDCDLADTQRLWLVTGPNMAGKSTFLRQNAVIAILAQMGSFVPAEAAHMGVVDRLFSRVGAADDLARGRSTFMVEMVETAAILNQAGPRALVILDEIGRGTATFDGLSIAWAVVEHLHEVNRCRALFATHYHELTRLTSRLAALSCHMMRVKEWQGDVVFLHEVGAGAADRSYGIHVARLAGLPGAVLTRAEEVLGILEKSDQASGMARLADDLPLFAALARPKQAPAAAVPQVSPLEEALKAVNPDDLTARQALDLVYELKRLL, translated from the coding sequence ATGATGGCCCAGTACCTGACCATCAAGCGGGCTCATCCCGATTGCCTGCTGTTCTACCGCATGGGCGATTTCTACGAGCTGTTCTTCGACGACGCGGTCAAGGCGTCGGCGGCGCTCGACATCGCGCTGACCAAGCGGGGCAAGCACGCCGGCGAGGACATCGCCATGTGCGGCGTGCCGGTCCGCGCCTACGAGGCCTATCTCGCCAAGCTGGTGCGCTCCGGCTTCAAGGTGGCCATCGGCGAGCAGATGGAAGACCCGGCCGAGGCCAAGAAGCGCGGTTCCAAATCGGTGGTGGCCCGGGACGTGGTACGCGTCATCACGGCGGGCACGCTGACCGAGGACACCCTGCTGGATGCGCGGTCGCACAATTACCTGGCGGCGGTGGCCGAGGCGCAGGGGTCGCTGGGCCTGGCCTGGGTCGATGTCTCCACCGGCGATTTCGCCATGCAGGCCATTCACCCCAAGACCCTGTCGGCCGCCCTGGCCCGCCTGTCGCCCGGCGAGTTGCTGGTTTCCGACCGCCTGTTGGGCAATGCCGAATTCCACGACGTGTGGGGCGAATGGAAGAACGTGCTGTCGCCCCTGCCCACCGCCCGCTTCGATTCCGAGAATTCGAGGCGGCGCCTCGAGGCCCTTTACGGCGTCGGCGCCCTGGACGGCTTCGGCGCCTTCACCCGGCCCGAGCTGGCGGCGGGCGGCGCCCTGGTAGATTACGTCGAGCTGACCCAGAAGGGCAAGCTGCCCCGCCTGTCACCCCCCAGGCGCCTTGCCGAGGGCGCGGTGATGGAGATCGACGCGGCCACCCGGCGCAACCTGGAACTGGCCGAGACCCTGTCGGGCGAGCGCCGGGGCTCGCTGCTCGCCACCATCGACCGCACGGTGACCGGGGCGGGGGCGCGGCTGCTGGCCGCCCATCTGGCGGCGCCGCTGACCGATCCCCACGCCATCGAATGGCGCCTCGACATGGTGGGGTTCTTCGTCGAGCACGAGGGCGTGCGGGCGTCCTTGCGCGAGACCCTGCGCCGCTGCCCCGACGTGGAGCGCGCCCTGTCGCGCCTCTCCCTGGGGCGCGGCGGCCCCCGCGACCTCGCCAATGTCAGGGACGCCCTGGCCGAGGTGCCCAACCTGCGCATCCTGGTCACCCAGTCCCATCTGGATACTCCGCCCGGCATCGCCCAATGCGCCCGCGAGCTGGGCGAGCATTCGACCCTGGTGGACCGCCTGGCCCGCGCACTCGCCCCCGACCTGCCGCTCAACGCGCGGGACGGCGGTTTCATCGCCGCCGGCTACCACGACGGCCTGGACGAGTTGAAGAGCCTGCGCACCGAAAGCCACGGCCTGCTGATGCGCCTGGAAAAGCGCTATCAGGACGAAACCGGCGTCGCCTCGCTCAAGATTCGCCACAACAACATCATCGGCCACCACATCGAGGTACCGGCCAAGCAGGCCGACCGGCTGGGCGAGGGCTATATCCACCGCCAGACCATGGCCAACGCGGCGCGCTACACCACCACCGAGCTGATCGAGCTGGCCGGCAAGATCACCGGCGCCGCCGACCGCGCCCTGGCGCTGGAGATGGAATTGCTGGCCGATCTGATCGGCGAGGTGACGGGCCGCGCCGCCGGGATCGCCCTGGCCGCTTCGGCCCTGGCGGGTCTCGACTGCGCCGCCGCCCTGGGCGAGATGGCGTCGGCCGGGCGCTGGTCGCGCCCCAGGGTCGACGACAGCACCGCCTTCGACATCAGGGGTGCCCGCCACCCGGTGGTGGAAGCCGCGCTGGAAGCCAGCCAATCGGGTCCCTTCGTCGCCAACGACTGCGATCTGGCCGACACCCAGCGCCTGTGGCTGGTCACCGGCCCCAACATGGCGGGTAAGAGCACCTTCCTGCGCCAGAACGCGGTGATCGCCATCCTGGCCCAGATGGGGTCCTTCGTACCGGCCGAAGCGGCGCATATGGGCGTGGTCGACCGCCTGTTCTCCCGCGTCGGCGCCGCCGACGATCTGGCGCGGGGCCGCTCCACCTTCATGGTCGAGATGGTGGAGACCGCCGCCATCCTCAATCAGGCGGGACCGCGCGCTTTGGTGATCCTGGACGAGATCGGGCGCGGCACCGCCACCTTCGACGGCCTGTCCATCGCCTGGGCGGTGGTCGAGCACCTGCACGAGGTCAACCGCTGCCGCGCCCTGTTCGCCACCCACTACCACGAACTGACGCGGCTCACCTCGCGGCTGGCGGCGCTGTCCTGCCACATGATGCGGGTGAAGGAGTGGCAGGGCGACGTGGTGTTCCTGCACGAAGTGGGCGCCGGAGCCGCCGACCGCTCCTACGGCATCCACGTGGCGCGTCTCGCCGGCCTGCCGGGCGCCGTGCTGACCCGCGCCGAGGAGGTGCTGGGCATCCTGGAGAAGTCGGATCAGGCGTCGGGCATGGCGCGTCTGGCCGACGATCTGCCGCTGTTCGCGGCGCTGGCCCGGCCCAAGCAGGCCCCCGCCGCCGCCGTGCCGCAGGTCTCGCCCTTGGAAGAGGCCTTGAAGGCGGTCAATCCCGACGACCTGACGGCACGCCAGGCCCTCGATCTGGTCTATGAGCTGAAGCGGCTGCTGTGA
- a CDS encoding nucleoside recognition domain-containing protein: MNSLITIILPAGRSAIELSLFVLLPVMVVMLSIMRLAEAWGALDWLVAKLAPVLRPFGLTGLGVFAALQVSFVSFAAPVATLAMMEQRGTSDRHLAAAFAMVLAMAQANAMFPMGALGLDVAPVLGISLLGGLVAAAAAHYLSGRTLSADEHVMDETLRHPVAENAKGVLDVINRAGAEAFKIAIGAIPMLVLSLTVVTALRQGGAIDALTTALLPALDRLGIAPALILPILTKYLAGGTAMLGIIDEQVRTGQLPPAQLNAWAGVLIHPLDLPGVAVLMAAGRRVASVWKPAVLGSLAGIALRSALHLALS, encoded by the coding sequence GTGAACAGCCTGATCACCATCATCCTGCCGGCCGGGCGTTCGGCCATCGAGCTGTCGCTGTTCGTGCTGCTGCCGGTCATGGTGGTGATGCTGTCCATCATGCGTCTGGCCGAGGCCTGGGGCGCCCTGGACTGGCTGGTGGCGAAGCTCGCCCCGGTGCTGCGCCCGTTCGGCCTGACCGGGCTGGGGGTGTTCGCCGCCCTGCAGGTGAGCTTCGTCAGCTTCGCCGCGCCGGTGGCGACGCTGGCCATGATGGAACAGCGGGGCACCTCGGACCGCCATCTGGCCGCCGCCTTCGCCATGGTGCTGGCCATGGCCCAGGCCAACGCCATGTTCCCCATGGGAGCGCTGGGCCTCGACGTGGCGCCGGTGCTGGGCATCTCGCTGCTGGGCGGACTGGTGGCCGCCGCCGCCGCCCATTACCTGTCGGGCCGCACCCTCTCGGCCGACGAGCACGTCATGGACGAGACGCTGCGCCATCCGGTGGCCGAGAACGCCAAGGGCGTGCTGGACGTCATCAACCGGGCCGGGGCCGAGGCCTTCAAGATCGCCATCGGCGCCATTCCCATGCTGGTGCTGTCGCTGACCGTGGTCACCGCCCTGCGCCAGGGCGGCGCCATCGACGCCCTGACCACGGCGCTGTTGCCGGCGCTCGACCGCCTGGGCATCGCCCCCGCCCTGATCCTGCCCATCCTCACCAAGTATCTGGCGGGGGGCACCGCCATGCTGGGCATCATCGACGAGCAGGTGCGCACCGGGCAACTGCCCCCCGCCCAGCTCAATGCCTGGGCGGGGGTGCTGATCCATCCCCTGGACCTGCCGGGGGTGGCGGTGCTGATGGCGGCGGGCCGCCGGGTCGCTTCAGTGTGGAAGCCCGCCGTTCTGGGTTCTCTCGCCGGCATCGCGCTCAGAAGCGCGCTGCATCTGGCCTTAAGCTAG
- a CDS encoding bifunctional aldolase/short-chain dehydrogenase: protein MKSLWSDTDAESFVARYASEGVNRDLALRVYTTRLLGGDPRLVLHGGGNTSCKTTVTDLLGEAVEVLCVKGSGWDMGDIEPAGLPAVRLAPLLKLRKLERLSDEDMVDYQRGNLMNSSSPNPSVETLLHGFLPHKFIDHTHSTAVLSLVDQPDGEALAREVYGRRMGYVPYIMPGFALARKAAEIYEQDPSVEGLILVKHGIFTFGDDARTAYERMIEMVTLAEQRLEKGRKPLAAAKDLPKDPALLAEVAPILRGLLANGSRRRVLDFRTSSAIRAYVDGAEVGRYSQQGVVTPDHTIRTKNWPVVLPAPQAGKLAEWAEGAKAAIDAFEAKYHAYFSRNNQRLGGIKTELDPKPCVALVPGLGLFGVGASAKDAGIAADIAVNTVESITDAEAIGRFEPVGEADLFDLEYWSLEQAKLGKAAEKPLARQVVVVTGGGSGIGAATAKAFARDGAEVAVLDRDPEAAAKAAKACGGKAIGLACDVTDAASVRAAFDKVAERFGGLDVVVSNAGAAWQGAVGEVDDATLRTSFELNFFGHQSVAQNAVRIFKAQGTGGALLFNASKQAVNPGKNFGPYGLPKAATMFLMKQYALDHGKDGIRSNAVNADRIRSGLLTDEMIKSRSSARGLTEQDYMGGNLLGREVTAEDVADAFLWLAKASKVTACTLTVDGGNIEASLR, encoded by the coding sequence ATGAAATCCCTGTGGTCCGATACCGATGCCGAGTCCTTCGTCGCGCGCTATGCGTCCGAGGGCGTCAACCGCGACCTGGCCCTGAGGGTCTACACCACCCGTCTGCTGGGCGGCGACCCCCGGCTGGTACTGCACGGCGGCGGCAACACCAGTTGCAAGACCACGGTCACCGACCTGCTGGGCGAGGCGGTCGAGGTGCTGTGCGTCAAGGGCTCGGGCTGGGACATGGGCGACATCGAGCCGGCCGGCCTGCCCGCCGTACGCCTCGCTCCCCTTCTGAAGCTGCGCAAGCTGGAACGCCTGTCCGACGAGGACATGGTGGATTACCAGCGCGGCAACCTGATGAACTCGTCGTCGCCCAACCCGTCGGTGGAGACGCTGCTGCACGGCTTCCTGCCCCACAAGTTCATCGACCACACCCATTCCACCGCCGTGCTGTCCCTGGTGGACCAGCCCGACGGCGAGGCCCTGGCGCGTGAGGTCTATGGCAGGCGCATGGGCTACGTGCCCTACATCATGCCGGGCTTCGCCCTGGCCAGGAAGGCGGCCGAAATCTACGAGCAGGACCCATCGGTGGAAGGCCTGATCCTGGTCAAGCACGGCATCTTCACCTTCGGAGACGACGCCCGGACCGCCTACGAGCGGATGATCGAGATGGTGACCCTGGCCGAGCAACGGCTGGAGAAGGGCCGCAAGCCCCTGGCCGCCGCCAAGGACCTGCCCAAGGACCCCGCCCTCCTGGCCGAGGTGGCGCCCATCCTGCGCGGCCTGCTGGCCAATGGCTCCCGGCGCCGGGTGCTGGATTTCCGCACCTCGTCCGCCATCCGCGCCTATGTGGACGGCGCCGAGGTCGGCCGCTACTCCCAGCAGGGCGTGGTCACCCCCGACCACACCATCCGCACCAAGAACTGGCCGGTGGTGCTGCCCGCGCCGCAGGCCGGCAAACTGGCGGAGTGGGCCGAGGGCGCCAAGGCGGCCATCGACGCCTTCGAGGCCAAGTACCACGCCTATTTCAGCCGCAACAACCAGCGCCTGGGCGGCATCAAGACCGAGCTCGACCCCAAGCCCTGCGTCGCCCTGGTACCGGGCCTCGGCCTGTTCGGCGTCGGCGCCTCGGCCAAGGATGCCGGCATCGCCGCCGACATCGCCGTCAACACGGTGGAGAGCATCACCGACGCCGAGGCCATCGGCCGCTTCGAGCCGGTGGGCGAGGCCGATCTGTTCGACCTGGAATACTGGTCGCTGGAACAGGCCAAGCTGGGCAAGGCCGCCGAGAAGCCCCTGGCCCGTCAGGTGGTGGTGGTCACCGGCGGCGGATCGGGCATCGGCGCCGCCACCGCCAAGGCCTTCGCGCGCGACGGCGCCGAGGTGGCGGTGCTCGACCGCGACCCGGAAGCCGCCGCCAAGGCCGCCAAGGCGTGCGGCGGCAAGGCCATCGGCCTGGCCTGCGACGTCACCGACGCGGCCTCGGTCCGCGCCGCCTTCGACAAGGTGGCCGAGCGTTTCGGTGGGCTGGACGTGGTGGTCAGCAATGCCGGCGCCGCCTGGCAGGGCGCGGTGGGCGAGGTGGACGACGCCACTCTCAGGACCTCGTTCGAACTGAATTTCTTCGGCCACCAGAGCGTCGCCCAGAACGCCGTGCGCATCTTCAAGGCCCAGGGCACCGGCGGCGCCCTGCTGTTCAACGCCTCCAAGCAGGCGGTCAATCCGGGCAAGAATTTCGGCCCTTATGGCTTGCCCAAGGCCGCCACCATGTTCCTGATGAAGCAGTACGCGCTGGACCACGGCAAGGACGGCATCCGCTCCAATGCGGTCAACGCCGACCGCATCCGCTCGGGCCTGCTCACCGACGAGATGATCAAGAGCCGTTCGTCGGCGCGCGGCCTGACCGAACAGGATTACATGGGCGGCAACCTGCTGGGCCGCGAGGTCACCGCCGAGGACGTGGCCGACGCCTTCCTGTGGCTGGCCAAGGCCTCCAAGGTCACCGCCTGCACCCTCACCGTGGACGGCGGCAACATCGAGGCGTCGCTGCGGTAG
- a CDS encoding M23 family metallopeptidase: MPRSCGRLSKALVLLASLSWIGAATAGTSLSGHAEQGGLMVGGTEPGARISLDGRAVPVDAQGRFLLGFGRDAARTAELRITLPDGSEENRALAVSRHDWPVQRIEGLPREKTEPDAASLARLKAETAMVRAIRDHVTLDCRILGGDGLVRPAEGTVSGVFGSQRVYNGIGGAPHSGLDIAAPAGAPVFAAADGTVVLAAPDLFLTGRTVMIDHGLGLISSYGHLSRLDVAAGTVVRKGERIGAVGATGLATGPHLHWGMSWLEVRLDPEAVENTLHNIYVSI; this comes from the coding sequence ATGCCACGCTCATGTGGGCGCCTAAGTAAGGCCCTGGTCCTGCTGGCATCCCTGTCATGGATCGGCGCCGCCACGGCGGGGACCAGCCTGTCCGGCCACGCCGAGCAGGGCGGATTGATGGTCGGCGGCACCGAGCCCGGCGCCCGGATCAGCCTGGACGGCCGTGCCGTGCCGGTGGACGCGCAGGGGCGCTTCCTGCTGGGCTTCGGACGCGATGCCGCCCGTACCGCCGAATTGCGGATCACCCTGCCCGACGGAAGCGAGGAAAACCGCGCCCTGGCGGTGTCGCGCCATGATTGGCCGGTCCAGCGCATCGAGGGCCTGCCGCGCGAGAAGACCGAGCCCGACGCTGCCTCGCTGGCCCGGCTGAAGGCCGAGACCGCCATGGTCCGCGCCATCCGCGACCACGTCACCCTGGACTGCCGAATCCTCGGCGGCGACGGGCTTGTTCGCCCCGCCGAAGGAACGGTCTCGGGCGTGTTCGGCAGCCAGCGGGTCTATAACGGCATCGGCGGCGCGCCTCATTCCGGCCTGGATATCGCGGCGCCGGCCGGCGCCCCGGTCTTTGCCGCCGCCGACGGCACGGTGGTGCTGGCGGCCCCCGACCTGTTCCTGACCGGGCGCACCGTGATGATCGATCACGGGCTGGGCCTGATCTCCAGCTACGGCCATCTGTCGCGCCTCGACGTGGCCGCCGGAACCGTGGTGCGCAAGGGCGAGCGGATCGGCGCCGTCGGCGCCACCGGTCTGGCGACCGGCCCCCATCTGCATTGGGGCATGTCCTGGCTGGAAGTGCGCCTCGACCCCGAGGCGGTGGAAAACACTCTCCACAACATATACGTCAGTATATGA
- a CDS encoding FAD-dependent oxidoreductase: protein MTHPALGHGLSFNDLYERSGLERVDRAFLAALAAADGALAARLAAARAEPATLLPKDEAALLVELAPHLDDFLAELFAIRAALGELKARQDALAPLYQAKRLFVQRRALKEIKPDEAATLDAHALEMEYTLKVGEPFSEAGFARRVLAWMDDEAAHADDLTLAVRLAAAKVAANESAYHPAGILFKVPAKHDPLHQVPVVRGELCGVPALEFEAGRLRRREGFNLTDAGADLAGALDEINYCILCHHQGRDSCSKGMKDRKTGETQKNPLGVAMEGCPLEEKISEMHEAKAAGHALAALAIIAVDNPMAAGTGHRICNDCMTACVYQNQNRDPVNVPEAETRTLKDVLELPWGFEIYSLLTRWNPVNIRRPLPKPDSGRKVLVVGMGPAGYTLSHHLMQDGHAVVAVDGLKIEPLAADLSGVDPHGKRVPFRPIRDIRTLWQPLAERVMGGFGGVAEYGITVRWDKNYLDVIRLLLERRAEFALFGGVRFGGNLTLDEAFELGFDHVALATGAGKPTILDMPGGLARGVRQASDFLMALQLTGAARPGTLASLQLRLPVVVIGGGLTAIDTCTEALAYYPVQVEKFLSRHEQLVAERGEHAVRAHWSEEDHEIADEFITHAEAIRAERRAAGAEGRAPRILELLQSWGGATVAYRRGLTDSPAYRNHEEIAKAMEEGIRFLEGMTPVAVETDDFGSANGIQLKDRDGQPHRLPARAVLVAAGTVPNTTPAREAKGIHLDGKYFQAVDEEGRLVTPDRRTKPGDVHVLMHIDGHDRTVSFFGDLHPSYAGNVVSAMASAKQGHPVVTRTMERRPANPVPAARLFETLNDRLRARIHAVNRLTPTIIEVVVKAPAAAQAFRPGQFFRLQNFEMLARKVGNTSLAMEGLALTGAWVDTQQGLVGLIVLEMGGSSDLCAHLTPGEPVVLMGPTGAPTHVCGSETVLLAGGGLGNAVLFSIGAAFRSAGSKVLYFAGYKNPHDRFKVADIEAAADVVIWCVDGGESFTPDRPQDRAFVGNIVEAMVAYGEGRLGEQTIPITDVDRIIAIGSDRMMAAVAKARHDRLAPFLKREHQGIGSINSPMQCMLKEVCAQCLQKHKDPVTGEEKVVFTCFDQDQPLDKVDFTSLAERLGQNSVWEKLSKAWIDRSLRQAGLRS, encoded by the coding sequence ATGACGCATCCGGCCCTTGGGCATGGCCTTTCCTTCAACGATCTGTATGAACGCTCCGGCCTGGAGCGGGTGGATCGGGCTTTCCTCGCCGCCTTGGCCGCCGCCGATGGCGCCCTGGCCGCCCGCCTCGCGGCCGCCCGCGCCGAGCCCGCCACCCTGTTGCCCAAGGACGAGGCGGCGCTGCTGGTCGAGCTGGCCCCCCATCTGGACGACTTCCTGGCCGAACTGTTCGCCATCCGCGCCGCCTTGGGCGAGCTGAAGGCCCGTCAGGACGCCCTGGCGCCGCTCTACCAGGCCAAGCGCCTGTTCGTGCAGCGCCGGGCCTTGAAGGAGATCAAGCCCGACGAGGCCGCCACCCTGGACGCCCACGCGCTGGAGATGGAATACACGCTGAAGGTGGGCGAGCCGTTCTCGGAAGCCGGCTTCGCCCGGCGCGTCCTGGCCTGGATGGATGACGAGGCCGCCCATGCCGACGACCTGACGCTGGCCGTCCGTCTGGCCGCCGCCAAGGTGGCCGCCAACGAGAGCGCCTACCACCCCGCCGGTATTCTCTTCAAGGTGCCGGCCAAGCACGATCCCCTGCATCAGGTGCCGGTGGTGCGGGGCGAGCTGTGCGGCGTTCCCGCCCTGGAATTCGAGGCCGGGCGCCTGCGCCGCCGCGAGGGCTTCAACCTCACCGATGCCGGCGCCGATCTGGCCGGGGCGCTGGACGAGATCAATTACTGCATCCTCTGCCACCATCAGGGCCGCGATTCCTGCTCCAAGGGCATGAAGGACAGGAAGACCGGCGAGACCCAGAAGAACCCCCTGGGCGTCGCCATGGAGGGCTGTCCGCTCGAGGAGAAGATCTCCGAGATGCACGAGGCCAAGGCCGCCGGCCACGCCCTGGCGGCGCTGGCCATCATCGCCGTGGACAATCCCATGGCGGCCGGCACCGGTCACCGCATCTGCAACGACTGCATGACCGCCTGCGTCTACCAGAACCAGAACCGCGACCCGGTCAACGTGCCCGAGGCCGAGACCCGGACGCTGAAGGACGTGCTGGAACTGCCCTGGGGCTTCGAGATCTATTCCCTGCTGACCCGCTGGAACCCGGTCAACATCCGCCGCCCGCTGCCTAAGCCCGATTCGGGCCGCAAGGTGCTGGTGGTGGGCATGGGGCCGGCCGGCTACACGCTCTCCCATCACCTGATGCAGGACGGCCACGCCGTGGTGGCGGTGGACGGCCTGAAGATCGAGCCGCTGGCCGCCGACCTGTCGGGCGTCGACCCCCATGGCAAGCGGGTGCCGTTCCGCCCCATCCGCGACATCCGCACCCTGTGGCAGCCCCTGGCCGAGCGCGTCATGGGCGGCTTCGGCGGCGTCGCCGAGTACGGCATCACGGTGCGCTGGGACAAGAACTACCTCGACGTCATCCGTCTGCTGCTGGAGCGTCGCGCCGAATTCGCCCTGTTCGGGGGCGTGCGCTTCGGCGGCAACCTGACTCTGGACGAGGCGTTCGAGCTGGGCTTCGACCATGTGGCCCTGGCCACCGGCGCCGGCAAGCCCACCATCCTCGACATGCCGGGCGGTCTGGCGCGCGGCGTGCGTCAGGCCTCGGACTTCCTGATGGCCTTGCAGCTGACCGGCGCGGCCCGACCCGGCACCCTGGCCAGCCTGCAGCTCCGCCTGCCGGTGGTGGTGATCGGCGGCGGGCTGACCGCCATCGACACCTGCACCGAGGCGCTGGCCTATTACCCCGTCCAGGTGGAGAAGTTCCTGTCCCGCCACGAGCAACTGGTGGCCGAGCGGGGCGAGCACGCGGTGCGCGCCCACTGGTCGGAAGAGGATCACGAGATCGCCGACGAGTTCATCACCCATGCCGAGGCCATCCGCGCCGAGCGCCGCGCCGCCGGCGCCGAAGGCCGGGCGCCGCGTATCCTCGAGCTGCTGCAGTCCTGGGGCGGCGCCACCGTGGCCTACCGCCGCGGCCTGACCGACAGCCCGGCCTATCGCAACCACGAGGAAATCGCCAAGGCCATGGAGGAGGGCATCCGCTTCCTCGAAGGCATGACCCCGGTGGCGGTGGAGACCGACGATTTCGGCTCGGCCAACGGCATCCAGCTCAAGGACCGCGACGGCCAACCCCACCGCCTGCCGGCCCGCGCCGTGCTGGTGGCGGCGGGCACCGTGCCCAACACCACTCCGGCCCGCGAGGCCAAGGGCATCCACCTGGACGGCAAGTACTTCCAGGCGGTGGACGAGGAGGGGCGGCTCGTCACTCCCGACCGCCGCACCAAACCGGGCGACGTCCACGTCCTGATGCATATCGACGGCCACGACCGCACGGTCAGCTTCTTCGGCGACCTGCACCCCTCCTATGCCGGCAACGTGGTCTCGGCCATGGCCTCGGCCAAGCAGGGCCATCCGGTGGTGACCCGGACCATGGAGCGGCGCCCGGCCAATCCGGTGCCGGCCGCCCGGCTGTTCGAGACCCTCAACGACCGCCTGCGCGCCCGCATCCATGCGGTCAACCGCCTGACGCCGACCATCATCGAGGTGGTGGTCAAGGCTCCGGCGGCGGCGCAGGCTTTCCGTCCCGGCCAGTTCTTCCGCCTGCAGAACTTCGAGATGCTGGCCCGCAAGGTGGGCAACACCTCGCTGGCCATGGAAGGTCTGGCGCTGACCGGCGCCTGGGTCGATACCCAACAGGGTCTGGTCGGTCTGATCGTCCTCGAGATGGGTGGATCGAGCGATCTGTGCGCCCATCTCACCCCCGGCGAACCGGTGGTCCTCATGGGGCCGACCGGCGCCCCCACCCATGTGTGCGGCTCGGAAACCGTGCTGCTGGCCGGCGGGGGCCTGGGCAACGCCGTGCTGTTCTCCATCGGCGCCGCCTTCCGAAGCGCCGGGTCCAAGGTGCTGTATTTCGCCGGCTACAAGAACCCCCATGACCGCTTCAAGGTGGCCGATATCGAGGCCGCCGCCGACGTGGTGATATGGTGCGTGGACGGCGGCGAGTCCTTCACCCCCGACCGGCCCCAGGACCGCGCCTTCGTCGGCAATATCGTCGAGGCCATGGTGGCTTATGGCGAGGGCCGCCTGGGCGAGCAGACCATTCCCATCACCGACGTGGACCGCATCATCGCCATCGGCTCGGACCGCATGATGGCGGCGGTGGCCAAGGCACGGCACGACCGCCTCGCCCCCTTCCTCAAGCGCGAGCATCAGGGCATCGGCTCCATCAACTCGCCCATGCAATGCATGCTGAAGGAGGTCTGCGCCCAGTGCCTGCAAAAGCACAAGGACCCGGTCACCGGCGAGGAAAAGGTGGTGTTCACCTGCTTCGACCAGGACCAGCCCCTGGACAAGGTGGACTTCACCAGCCTGGCCGAACGCCTGGGCCAGAACTCGGTCTGGGAGAAGCTCAGCAAGGCCTGGATCGACCGCTCGCTGCGGCAGGCGGGCCTGCGGAGCTAG